ttcacagtattgcactgttaggctgcaattctaggtaCACCTTCTGGGGAGTAATTtttactgaattcaatgggccttacttctgaattATCACAACTGGATTTCTCTGTTAGAAATCTATTTGtgaaattacaaaaaaaaaaaaaaaaatggaagaacatGTTTATTTACACCAACGTTCAGCACAACCCTGAGTAAACTTTACTGCTGAACATACAAGCTGCAAACCTGAATATGAAAGAAAAATGAACATGTCCGTAATGATGAACTGAGCCCAAACCTTTAGTACCAACTGATGCAGTTTTGCTGTTGTTTTGGGTAGCAAAAGTTCATAAGGATCACAAAACAGAAAAGAACctgaaaaaaaatttccttgGGTGCAACTAGGGTTGTACatttaggggcaggaggtctggtctagagggtagagcctccatctgcctgaagataacatccacaaggtcgccagttcgaggccactggcaccgtgtgaccttgaagcaactgacaagctgaagccgagctattccatctgctctgagcgtgggaggatggaggccagaatgtgaagccagatcggaatgaaacaccttgaatgtagtggttcttgaaagaaagaaccttctttcaaattgtaaaaatccctatttaataagggatttaaataaaagcctgcctatgtaaaccgccttgaataaagtcttgaataaagaccaagaaaggcggtatataaatacctgttgttattgttattattattacatggcTACCACTGTGCCACAAGTCTGGAACAAATCTGATGACTTCTGTGGAACATGATATGcaccttgtaaaaaaaaaaaaaagtgtttctggATCTGATATTCATGAAGGAAAGTCTTCCCACATGGATAGTTGCTGTTAAATGTTTTCAAAAGAGCAATGAAAGTGAGACTCCCACTGGTCACAGGGTGGAACTTTTCACTTTGGACAGTTCCATGTTTCTCCTGCCAATAATCCCCATGAATTTCAGTTTGCCTTCTCCCTAGCAAAACAtcttcccccactcccaccaGAAAACACCATGcaaatttaataaatatttttacaaaTGCCATTTTGGCAGCATTTGGCGTACACTTAACACATCTGTAAATAATTCAAGCAATTTAAGGAAGGTAAGAAAAACCATCATGGTCACCACGGGGTGACCACAGTGGGTGCTGGAACGGATCATCCATTGATACTCAGGGCCACTGTACATGCATCAGTTAACAGCCAGAAATCTAAAATTCACCATCCTGTCTAAATTAAAGATTTGCACAGATTTCTAAAAATGAGCAGAAATTAATACTTGTTGTCAGGGCAACTAGAGCTCCTCCAAAAACAAGGATATTCACTGTCTTGAGAGTATCAGGATTGCCCATCAACATGAAACTAGTTTGAATGATAAACAGGAAGCGTTCACCACTTCCTGTTCAGCGTTACAGCTAGTTTTTTCAGGAGCCTGCTCTGTAGCGCTATAAGCGTAATGCGTATCGCAACCCGCTAAAACAAGAAAACTTCACCCCAgtaaatttttaacaatgttaataggcatacagtgggggggggggattctgaatccactgatatggaatccatggatacagggaccTGCCTGTATATCAAAGTTTTGGGCCCACAAAGCGGGGCAGAGTCTGGATCACCCATGAGAGCCATTAAATTACCTTTAAGTACCTTTATCTAGTTTGTCTCCGTTGGTTTCTTGGTCATGGTGTCCTTTGATCTTGCCTGCTTTCTATAAGCAGTGCACTGTAATATGAATGGCCATATGAGGTATTCCTATATTGAAGGGGCTTTGTTATTTGGGGAGGTTTGGTCATGAAATCTCCCCATCACCCCACATTGCAGAGAGTTAAACTGAAAGGTCTCTTCAATTCCACCCAgatctctagggcagtggttcccaaatcttcttgcagtggttcccaaatcttttcccaaatcaggatccacttttcatgatgacaatctgtatgggactcactggaagtgatgtcattaacctggaagtgatgtcatggccagaagagacACCATTAAGCACAAAGTGAAATCACTGTTCTTACCCAGGAACTCATAAATTTCAAAAAGAGAATATTCCAGCACAGAAGGTTTTCCAgttctcctccccatcccccatgctaccattgctaccaagcatcccacctgtcTGCAATCACAGAGAtacatgaataaaaataaaagatttgGAATAAAATTTatctgtgtatttatttacaagaagATAACCAAAATGCTCCACTCACTCACCCCAATTTTTCCAGTCCCTTCCACAAGCCTCTGAGGATCACTAAAATGCTCCTGTGCCACTCACTCTGACCTTACAATAATGCTGCTCCCATCTCTTTACTTGGATTATGTACCTATACAAAGTAGGTAAGCAGGAAGGACACGGTCCATTGTCATGGTTGGGaagggtggcggggggggggatccctGCTTACCAGTGGAGCAGCCATGCTGCCAATGAGGAACAGCACACTCCTTCATTGccgatgggggtggggggtcttcCTGATGACTAGCACCATTTCCTGGCAGGTCATCAGGGAGACCCATCACCACACCCAGAAACAATGAGGAAACTCACTGCTCTTTGGAAGCATGGCCACTCCACTGCTGGTAAGCACAGCTGCCCTGTTGCCACCCCTGGCAGCCACAAGGGATCATGCTGCTTCCTGGATGCCTGGAAAGTAAAAGAGAGTCAAAGAGAGGGGCCCTGCCCCTTCAAAGGCCAACCTGAAAATTCTGAGACGTCTCCTTGGTAAATCTAGCACAACACTCAAAGAAAAAAAGGTGCTCCTTCACTCCCCTGCACCTGTGCAAGCTGCTCCCATACTGAGTACAACGGCAGCACCCAGgtttgccagcttccaagatggcaccaCCCAGTtcatttgccatcttccaagatggtggtgacCAACTTATCACAACCCATCAGAGATTGTGTTGCtacccacaatctgagaaacactgctctaggggttCATAAAGCCAAACTAATTGTGTCTTCCACTAAGCAACATCCACTGCACACCAAATATTATATTCTGAGTTGCAATTCTATTCCACAGAGATCAAATTGTTGTGGAGTGAAGAATCTCAGCTGACAATTGCAAGATTTTTAGCTCTTCCATATGTAATGCCTCCACCAAAGTGAGCTGGCTTCGAAGATGCGCATAATCCCGTTTAAAGACAGAAACCtgaaaagtaaaacaaattattactttttaaaaatgcagctcAAAATATATCTGTAAAGGCAGGCACAAATTGTTATATAAAAACCGGCACAGATTGAAACCACGGCTGTGTACATACAATGCTTAAAATAATTTTAAGTGAAAATTCTGAACATAAATTCTGCACTGAGAAATGTCAAATTCTGCAACCTGAATAAATTATTGAATCCATTCATTATTGAATGAATCCAAATTGCATTCCAGGTCCTGTAAAAGGGGAACAAACTTCCAATGCCCATTAAGCCAAACATTGCCTAAAATAAGAACTTTGCCTACTTTTATACTTCTAGAAAAAAATTAGACTGGGCCATTGCTTGTTCTAGCATTCCAGTCTCTAATCTCATTAGCACCCTCTCAAATAGCCCATGcatacatacataggattgcacatgcacaagattgcactgctAATGTCCTTAATACAAGACtgactgcttttatttttatttatttatttttatattgaccagactgggcaggaggtctggtctagagggtagagcctccatttgcctgaagattaacatccacaaggtcgccagttcgaggccaccggcaccgtgcgaccttgaagcagctggcaagctgcagctgagctgttccatctgctcggagcgtgggaggatggaggccagaatgttaaaccaaatcggagtgtaacatcttgaatgtggtggttcttgaaagagagaaccttctttcaatttgtaaaaatccctgcgtggatttaataagcctgcctgtgtaaaccgccttgaataaagtcttgaataaagaccaagaaaggcggtaaataaatactgtatattattattatattattattattatttttgtgtttttcaCCATAATGAGGCCCACCCTCAGCCCTTGGACTCTGGAAGGGAGCAGAGAGAATCAAACAAATACCTTCTGAAAGGCTTGTTGGGTCTCCTCCATCAATGACATACATATTTGCGTTGCAAGTTCCAAACTTTTCTTTTCATTCCCCTCTGAAATTATTTCACCAAGTAACACTTTCTTCCAGGAAGTACTGCAACCAAAAATTGAACACATTTTTATGTATCTCACTTCTAAACCAGACACAAAGCCACGAGCAAAGCTAAACAATGGCACTGAAGGGTCTGTCATTTTCAGCAAATGTGTGGAACTTACAATTGCTCTGCTTCAAGGCACAAAAGTTTGAGAGCTGTGAGAAGACTCCAAGATGGCCCATCCCAGCCAAATGTCAGATTACTAGAGATGAAAAATAGCAAATCATAAAAAGAGTCTCAAATTCTTCATTTCATGTACCACAAGCAAACAAGGAAATTGTCACTACTGCTTATCCATATAATAGGCTTCTACTAATCCATGTATTTAATACAcaattattgttggcaaccttcagtctcgaaagactatggtatcgcactctgaatggtggttctggaacagcgtctagtgtggctgaaaaggccaattcgggagtgacaatcccttccacactgggagcaagtgcagtctgtccctggtctgtttccctggctatggtccttccttctttgcctcagtctgttggccaagtgtctcttcaaactgggaaaggccatgctgcacagcctgcctccaagcgggccactcagaggccagggtttctcacctgttgaggtccactcctaaggccttcagatccctcttgcagatgtccttgtatcgcagctgtggtctacctgtagggcgctttccttgcacaagttctccatagaggagatcctttgggatccggtcatcatccattctcacaacatgaccaagccaacgtcATGTACACAATAAATTGTAAATACACAATAGCAGTATTTAAATCGCTATGACAAATTCATGCCTTGCCTATAGGTTTTCCAGTGATCTGAGTGGTCACTGTTGGGCATGGGAAACCGGACTAGATACACCCCAAGCCTACTGAGGATTAGGCTGCTGTGCAGAGCCCATTAccacagtgggagttacttccgctgttgtaaaatggtcaCCGATATACAGCACTcaattggtggccattttgcatgcttccttcaagaagcagcagcactgcaactCTGCTGCCAGACCCCGCAGcacccactggatcaggtaagGCAGCGGTGAGGGGCAGGGAGATAAAACTGAgtggggaaggaatggggcaggaaggcagAAGGATAAGATGTTCCCAGAAGCAGTGGTACATATAGGATCCTATCTGTTTGGAAActccccacccctctccttggacttgcgcaactctttagctggtgcaagtctgaggaaatccactggtgagcaggaggcttatggagggggaaggggaaataattttctttcccctcccaagcatcCTGATCCATcctactgctggatgcagcatgcacctttttggtgggggggataggactgggctctcagggcacaatcctaaccccttatgtcagtggcagcactggcatagtggtgccaatgggacatgtgctacatcctgtagttgggtgtcactcacagaggcctcctcaaagcaagagaatgtttgttcccttacctcagagctgcattgcccttatgttagtgctggaaagcataaggggttaggattgcgccctcagtcttgTCCGGCAGGCTCTACTAATGTCTTATGACTTTTGAAATTCTTATTCCATTGTAGCTGCTTCAGCTGTACTCCTACTGAACCCAATCACTGAGGGAGGAAAAGAAGAGCCGCCATATATGAAGGAAAGGAAAGCAGGTTCCCTCTGCCCCTCCACTTGTTCCTACTCAAAAGTGTTCCTATCTCCAATATTAAGATGTAAACAATAAACCATAACACGTGCTCCTACAATTTTTCTGGCCAAGAAACTATCTGAAAGATTTTGATTCACAAAGATTTTGCTTTAAAGTGCTAACATCCTGAAAATGTGATATTACAGATGCTGAATGACCAAAACTAAAAAAAAGCAAAGTAATAAATGTGCTGTTCTTGAGATTGAGAGGTGATAGGAACCCTCCACATTTGATGTCAACCATTTTAGaataagaaaaaatatatatattaaaatctCTAATAGTGATTTGAAAGTTATACAACATAATATCAGAATCCCTCTGGTGGAGCTGGTGGTATTAAAACCAAATACTCATTTAAGCAAGTGTGTACTTACTCCAAAAGTTTGTGCTCATGTAAAatggaaagtttctgcttgtCTTTAGGAATGAGATATTTAAGCAGAGTATCTATAAGAAAAACAGATGCTGAAAGTGAATAATTGCTATATCACATAAACATAAAAAATAGGTATCAAAAGCATTTCTAGTGTATGAGCTATCACTTGCTTGAGTCATTTGCTCTGCACCTAGGTTATTTGCTGCTTCCTGATTAGGCCACAACTGCAGCCTGGATTGTGCTGTGACATGTAGGAGGGCTGATATCATGTGCGCATAGTACTGCTTGGTGGCAAGAGACTTGCACATgaaatatttttcatatttttatccgAAATATCTGAACACTCTTGATGAATAAAGCATTTTTATGAGCTCCCCCAAACCAGGGCAAGCACAAGCTCTATTCACAAGCCCTCCTCGAACActaacattttatatttaaagaacTGACAGTCTAAAACTGATAGAAATGATACCATAGCTGTATCGTATCTATTCACACTATCAGGGTAACATAAGAAGCCCAACACAAGAATGAGTGGCACTACTATAGCTCCCGCACCACGGAATCCTGAGATAATATGATCAAACTGCATCCCTAAAATTGCATTAACCATCAACATCAAGATCAAACCACAGCTTTACCTTTCCCAACATGCACACTGCTGTGTGGGTTATTGATGGCAACAAAACCATACTCTAGAAGCAGGCGCTGGTTATCATGAGGGCCATAACAAATAAATACTTCTCTGTATTTTGTACAGCATGGAATTGTTTTAATTTCATAGCACCTCGTTTTTTCATTAAATGCAGCTTTCACCTTAGAGGGAGATGGAGAACAGGACAATTTTAGCTCAAAGAAAGTAAATGAAAAGAAATACACCATGCCTAAAACATTTAAGCTATCTTTGGACCTTTAGGGGTGTGATATGCTAAGGGCATAATCACCAGTCCTGGTGCCTGGGGGAGTATCTCTCATTTCACTCTTGTGCCAGagaaatttttaaaagtttgtttgCTCACACATGACATAGCCTGTGCCAGAActgaaagagggggaggaacgTATTTTCTTCTGAATATAGTCCTTAGACCATTTAGacaatcccattgatttcattcaTTGttccagactgagggcccaatcctatacagtgtgtgccggctcaccactggcatgcactgtcgcaaacatgccataagacacctttgcaggccctagcactggtgttccaccgatgctagcccagcgctggacGGCACTCAGCTAGCTCCAGTGGAGTGCTGaagctccgctgctcagcagtcactcagactgccaagcagcagagagagaggtgggggcgaggagggggcgttccagggcaggggggaggtgggcgaagggcagggaggaggtgtgctgggggagggagctgggtgggAGATATGAAACTCAAAATCTAgatctctaagggcgcaatcctaaccaacataatcctaaccaaatttcctgcactgaggtaagggaacaaatataaccttaccttgaggaggcctccatgactgccccccaactgcaggatgaagcacacgccccaccagcacagctatgccagtgctggaaagttggttaggattgcgccccaagtttaTTTTCAACTTTCAGTAGGCCCTAACAAAATATTGTGCACTTCTGCTGTTTGGTTgtccttttttattattatggAGCAAGTGAAAAAGCAGCATTTGAAACATACATGGAGGGTTGATTGGAACAAATAGTCCCCCCACTatgagattaagggcacaatcctaaccaggtctactcagaagtcctcttttgttcaatggggcttactctcaggaaagtgtggttaggattgcagcctatgtggcAGTGCTCAGGCATGAAGGGAGGGGACAAGATGAGCATGCTGATGGCATGCCCCTATCCATCATCTGGACAGGAGACCAGTGACTCAAATTGGCCCAGTGCCATTTCTTAGACACATATACCTGACAAGTCTGGAGTTATGATGTGTTCATCTCATGGCATCCCATTTTGCACCCACATATATCTAAAGCCTGGCTTTAATTATCTCACCTGAACATCTGGATTGTGATTTAGCAGATCCAAGTATGGGGCTAAGGCATATGTATCTGGCTCTCTAGAAAAACATTCCTTCTGCGAGTGCTTCATATATACTGTCCTTGTATTAATGGTGCACCAAGCCCATCGGAAAGCCTCGTAGTTAAAAACAGAATCCACCTTTTTAGGGAACAGAGGctgcaaagcaaagaaaaaatgctTGGATGAGCGGTACAGTTCCCTGACCAGTCTTCTTTGCTCATGAGCCTTTCTTCTTAAAGGCTCAGGGAAAAGGTTCACTACATCTTGCTCCAAACAAACAGGACAGGTATATATGTCAGGCAGAAGATCCAGGTAAGGCTTCCACAAAGACTTCTTATGAGCATACTTTTCCACTATTAAAAATGTGCACAGTGCTATCAAAGGAGAAATGGAGGGCTTCCATCTATTAAAAAGGCAAAAGAAAGCAGAACCACCATAAACATAATACTCATAAATGTGACATTTGTCTAGTGTTCTCTGAGTCCACAAGGctctataatataatatataatgacTCTATAAGGCTCTGACTCTATAATATACATATTACCCTGATGCAatgcttacaacaaccctgtatgcATAGAGCAATCACACAAACACTTTCATTCAAAATGCAGATTTTAAAACAGATGCATGGCTGTTTAAACAGGTGTATGCCTCTCCATTTTCTGCAAAGAACTACTCACATGAGGCACCATGTTTATGATCATTATCTTGGTTGGTCATTCCAGAAGTAAAGTATGCATAAAATCCAGCCTGGAATCAATGGTATTCAAGCACAATTTGCACTTAACAGACCAATTCTAAGcgtgtttactcaaaagttaaTCCCCCTACCCCTtcatgagttcagtgggacttacctccaaGAAATTATGCACAGGACTACAGACTAAgagtgcagttctatgcacaaTCACAAGGATGTGAGCCCACAGAATTCAGTGGAAACTACCTTCCAAATCAACACatacagctgcggttttcaaactcccagggagtttgaaagcggcagtaagttcttgcaggggcaggggggggaggcagcgggggtgggggaaggcagtgtcatgatccctaggatcacgaggctgcaggggcttaggtacacttaccagagcctcctgcagccacccagaggtgcgggaagccctgagCAACTGtctgcttcaaaagtgaaagtggaccaATTGCAGACTTCACTAGGCAGAACAGCACTCTGCAAGGGGTGAAGTCAGGTTGAACTCTTAAGAGAGGTCACGCTAATTAAGGGCCATTAGGGAGAAAGAAAGCTGTAGCATTGTGGGGCATCTGTGTAACTCCTTTCCTCCAAGATCTTGCAAATTTGGGTGTCCCCATCCTGACAGAATTTTGCTACAAGCATAAGTCCTGCTGCAGTGACACAAGTAATTTTTAGGCAAGACTTATGTCTAGATAATTGTGTTAGGTTTGATTATTTTCATCTGTCTCTAATCTCAAGTGCCCGCTTTTGCTTATTTGACCTTAGCACacttcattttattttgcctCTCTTAATAAACCCTTGTTATTTTTACaattttatttccttcttctttctGACCAGAGCTAAAAACTATTACCTCTCCCTTCCTGTAATGCTGCTCAGGGTTATTGCTACAAAGAGCAAATGGAGATGCTAAGGAGTTGGGCTGGCCAGGTCAGGCCAAGTCCTTTAGCAAATGGCTTTCAGGCTGCAACTGGGCTACCCCCCAACAAAAAGGAAGACAGGGAAGGGTACTCCTTTTTTGCCTTTTCTCTTCCAGGTGGGAACTTCTACCCCTCTTCTGGACAACCTAGCTGCCCAAGAGGTACCCAAGAATGTGTGGGAAAATCTGGAGAACAgcttccttctcccaccccagccACCACACAGTGAGCCACAGCAACCTCATGAGATCACCACAAGTACCATCAAATAATTTCCACCAGCTAAGTAAGAGATCCACCTGGCACCAACATCTCTAGATTCAGTACAGTTCTAATGAAAACAGTAGGAAGAATTCAAATAAGTACACTCTGTGGATATCCCAACAGCCGTTTAAATGAGAGATCGGAAATCTTCATAAACAATAAAGAAATTTTTCGGACAGGAAGCTATCAACTTACTTTACAATGTATTCCCCGAGGTAGCTGTTAAGTACAGTATCCGTGGTGAGCAAGCATTTTTCAGGTAATGAAATAATCAGTTCTCCTGTCTatgagataaaaaaaatcagaatagtTACCAGAGGCACCTTTTGGTTAGACTGTCGTTAAGTGTGATATGTGGgatgcctttgaagactgttgtTCAGTTGATACAGAATGTAGCAGCAAAGGTTTTGACAAGGACAAAGCTTTACGATCATGCTATGTCTTTACTATTCCATCTGAAATAGTTGCCAGTTtgcttctgggcacaattcaaaagGCTAGTTATAGGTTTAAAACCCTAAATGTGTTGTGATCAGAGTACCTGAAGGACCCCTTTCCCCCATGTGAATCTTCCCACCCAGTAAGAACTTTTGGAGAGGTTCCCTCATGAGGTTCATTACTGTCAGAAATCCAGTGAGCATCAAGTCATGAGAGGGAAGTCTCAGAGATCACCCCTGTACTATGGAACTCCCTGGAATTGCAATCGGCACCTTCCCTGTTTATTTCCCACTGCCAGCTGAAGGTTTGGCtttttaataataaactttaataataataaactttatttgtatcccgcccttctccctgaaagagaCCTATGAATAAGGCCTTCATAGATTTTTatatagttttatttttatttagttaGGAGCGCTTACTCTCAGTTATAGTGTTTTAGCTTTCTTTTGTTGTTTAGATTTAGAGAACTTTATTGGCATTAATTTGTGTTCCAACAAATGAATCATCAAAGTAAAACaagatgtaaaataaaaagaaacaaagaatcaAAAATGAagtaaaactaaaataaaataaaggtcacaCAAATTTTAAGGTTAAAAGGCAAAGAGACCATACAAATAAACGTTACACCAAtctctttccatacttttctacaaGTGACACAAGGAAATGAGCAGTGCCCTGCAACACATCTACTGGGCCGTCATTTAATAAGTATACAAGTTTCATCAGCTCTGGGAGCCCCATTCTTCGCTAGATTAGATTCCAGATGAATAGAGCGCATGGCTGAATGGATTggacaagagaaaaatatatgggaGAGGGTTTCGACCTGGAGCAGGGAACAAGGGCAGAGCCAATCAAGAAGAGGGAACTTATGGTACCTTCCTGAGGTTACTGCTGAAGCAACAACATTAAATCTAGCTTGTTTAATTACATGATGTTCCTTAGGATTAATCAAAAGtgtcagataaggagccatctgGTTGTAAGCTAATGGAATGTGGAAATTTAAGGGGGAACAAGTTAGTGTGGCCTGGCTAAGAAGGTTTTGAAATTCAATGTCCGCAAGCCTCTGTTTAACTTTTGAAAGGAGATCTATTTCCAAAGACAGGACCAGATGGTCCAAAAGAAGGCCCACAGATTCTACTTTCTTCCAGACTCTAGTGAGCCACACAGGGGTATCATGTTTAGAAATCATGAGGTATAGCAGACTATCCTGGCTAGTCCGAAAAGGACACCCAGCCAGTACTTAAAGATTAGCTGCCACGCCCTAGTCTCCAGCATGATTGCCCCAGTTCTAAACAAGTGGCTGCATAAGGTGCACATCTAGGGAGACCCAGTATACTCCTAAAAAACTTAGCCTGAGGACGCTCAAACAAATGATTAATCGAGCTTAATCATACAGGAGAGCCATATAGGAGCTGCAGTAATACTTTGACATTATAAACTTTAAGAGCGGATGGAATATGACAATTGCCTTGCCTAAAGAAGAAACGAGTGATAGATTGAATGGTATAGTGGGCTAAATTAGTTCTTTTGCTGTTGCTATTCTtagtttttattgtatttattttttaatctactATAAGGCGCTCTGGATCCTTGCTGAAACGAggatatgatttttttaaaatatacatacTTACACTTCTCATACCAATACATAACTGTGAAGAACAGGATAAAATCACAAGCTAGGTCTGTCTCCATCTTGtaggccagaagccattttgaagcagCTATGGGAAAGTGGCTTGTTATGAAATAGTATGCAACCTTATCAGTCTTCCTTGCAGCAGACAACCATGGAACCATGATAAGCAATGCTGGTACAAAGGTCTCTCATTaacctgacaagatgcagctgtGAATCTCCCCAGTAACAGAGGGTAACAGTGATTGCTTGGCATTGTATCAGCTGGTGAGGTCACCTTCCAGAAACTTTGGGCAGTCCGAGTTTCTGGTTGGATAAATGTTACCTTTaaggtaattttttaaaagcccacaaTGTCTACATAAGCTCCTTCACAGGAATACAAACCTTAATAGTTGTTGTAGTCATCAGTCCTCTTCCTGTTTCTAGAAAAGACATACAATGGGAAAACGTTCAATCAAACTTGCATTGTGCTGTATAAGAGGTTCAGACTGTTCTTGAAGAGGTTGCCTTCCCCTTGAAAGAGCAGGCTTGCAGTTCAGAGTATTCCTAAACCTGGCTTTGCAAACAGATGTCCCGATAGCCTGATgagcttttgcccagctttggttggTGCACCAACCGCACCCATTTCTGCCTCAGATGAACCTATTAATGGTGGCTCATGTCTTAGTCATCTCAtgattagattattgcaacacATTCTGTGTGGAGCTGCCTTTGAAGTCCCTTCAAAAGCTTTAACTGGCACAAAGTGCATGAGTCTTTGACTGGGACCAAATCATGTCTCAAGCAGTGCACCTGGGACAACAGAGGTATCAGTTTATTTCTAAAAGCAATACAAGATGTTAACTATTACATTTAAAGCCTTTACAACATGGAACCAGGATACAtgaaggaccaccttcttccatatgaatctTGCAACTTGTTAAGATCTAGGAGGAAGGTTCTCTTTTGTGTCCTGCAGCCA
This portion of the Tiliqua scincoides isolate rTilSci1 chromosome 3, rTilSci1.hap2, whole genome shotgun sequence genome encodes:
- the SETD4 gene encoding SET domain-containing protein 4, encoding MMKKKKGRTCRKRRRKQSSSFSLCCVNLSHKHEYILLKKWLKERGFEDSKLRPAQFSETGRGLMTTTTIKTGELIISLPEKCLLTTDTVLNSYLGEYIVKWKPSISPLIALCTFLIVEKYAHKKSLWKPYLDLLPDIYTCPVCLEQDVVNLFPEPLRRKAHEQRRLVRELYRSSKHFFFALQPLFPKKVDSVFNYEAFRWAWCTINTRTVYMKHSQKECFSREPDTYALAPYLDLLNHNPDVQVKAAFNEKTRCYEIKTIPCCTKYREVFICYGPHDNQRLLLEYGFVAINNPHSSVHVGKDTLLKYLIPKDKQKLSILHEHKLLDNLTFGWDGPSWSLLTALKLLCLEAEQFTSWKKVLLGEIISEGNEKKSLELATQICMSLMEETQQAFQKVSVFKRDYAHLRSQLTLVEALHMEELKILQLSAEILHSTTI